Proteins found in one Streptococcus mitis genomic segment:
- a CDS encoding methylated-DNA--[protein]-cysteine S-methyltransferase yields the protein MQKKYAKMLYSSPIGPLSLVADDHYLYGIWVQEQKYFERGLGDDTIEAVVSHPILDPVIACLDAYFKGKSRDLSDLPLAPIGTDFEKRVWSYLQGIPYGQTVTYGQIAQDLQVASAQAIGGAVGRNPWSILVPCHRVLGAGKRLTGYAAGVEKKFWLLEHEGADFKE from the coding sequence ATGCAAAAGAAGTATGCCAAAATGCTCTACTCTTCGCCAATTGGCCCCCTTTCTCTCGTAGCTGATGACCATTATTTGTATGGCATTTGGGTGCAGGAGCAGAAGTATTTTGAGAGGGGACTAGGAGATGACACGATAGAAGCAGTTGTTAGTCATCCCATTTTAGACCCAGTTATTGCTTGCTTAGATGCTTACTTTAAAGGCAAGTCTCGGGATTTATCCGACTTGCCCTTGGCTCCAATCGGAACGGATTTTGAAAAGCGAGTTTGGTCCTATTTACAGGGAATTCCTTATGGTCAGACAGTGACCTATGGACAAATAGCCCAAGACCTACAAGTGGCTTCTGCTCAAGCAATTGGTGGAGCTGTAGGACGAAATCCTTGGTCCATCCTTGTGCCTTGTCATCGTGTGCTGGGAGCAGGCAAGCGTCTGACTGGTTATGCCGCAGGGGTGGAAAAGAAATTCTGGCTCTTGGAGCATGAAGGAGCAGATTTTAAAGAATAA
- a CDS encoding GNAT family N-acetyltransferase has protein sequence MEIRLAFPNEVDAIMQVIEEAKKCLADAGSDQWQNGYPNANIIIEDIISGQAYIALEDGELVAYAAVTKSPEEAYEDIYEGNWQAGESEYLVFHRIAVAADVQGQGVAQTFLEGLIEGFDYLDFRSDTHVANKVMQHIFEKLGFKQVGKVHVDGERLAYQKLKK, from the coding sequence ATGGAGATTCGTTTAGCTTTTCCAAATGAAGTAGATGCCATTATGCAGGTGATTGAGGAAGCCAAGAAATGTTTAGCAGATGCTGGTAGTGACCAGTGGCAAAATGGTTATCCAAATGCTAATATTATTATTGAGGATATAATCTCAGGTCAAGCCTATATAGCCTTGGAAGATGGAGAACTAGTAGCCTATGCTGCTGTGACTAAGAGTCCAGAGGAGGCCTATGAAGATATTTATGAGGGAAACTGGCAAGCTGGAGAGTCAGAATATCTAGTCTTTCACCGTATTGCTGTGGCAGCAGATGTGCAGGGACAAGGAGTTGCTCAAACCTTCTTAGAGGGCTTGATTGAAGGATTTGATTATCTAGATTTTCGCTCAGATACGCATGTTGCCAACAAGGTCATGCAACATATTTTTGAAAAACTTGGTTTTAAACAGGTTGGTAAAGTGCATGTTGATGGCGAACGCTTGGCCTATCAAAAATTGAAGAAATAA